The DNA sequence GGTGAAGGTGAACTCGGGGTGCTCGTAGACGAAGGTGTGCATGAAGCGGGGCACGCGGGTCATCTCGATGCCGGGGGTGTCCTTGTCGACGAGGAACAGTGTCGGCGCGCGCTCCGGCCCCGCCGCGGCGAGCACGATCATGAAGTCGGCGTGATCGCCCACCGTCACGAACCACTTCTCGCCGTTGAGCACCCAGCCCTGGTCGTTCCTCGTCGCCGTGGTGGCGAGGTTCTGCGGGTCGGAGCCGGCGCCGGGTTCGGTGACGGCGTAGCAGTCGCGCCGCTCGCCCCTGATCACCGGGACGAGGAAGCGTTCGCGCTGCTCCGGAGTGCAGTGACGCAGGGCGTTCGCGGGCCGCCACACCATGTCCCACAGGGCGCCGGTGAGCCGTCCCAACTCCTCCTGGACGGTGGCCTGCTCGGCGATGGTGAGTCCGGCGCCGCCCCATTCGGCCGGCATGTTGACGGCCTGGAGTCCGGCGTCGAGGACCGCGTCGCGGATCTTGGCGTGGACGTCGGCGGGCAGGCCGTTGTTCTCCTCGCACTGGATCTCGTAGGCGGCGATGACGTCGGTGAGGGCGCGGGCCGCGGCCTTGAGCTGTGTCTGGCGCGGGGTGAGACGGAAGTCCATGGAAGTCCTCGCTGTGTGGTGGTGAAGGGGCGGGTTTGAGTGCGTGGCGGGGTTTCAGCGCGCGTCGGGTTTCAGCGCGGGTCGGGGCTTCAGTGCCTGGCCGGTGTCAGTGCGTGGCCGGTATCAGTGCGTGGCCGGTATCAGTGCGTGGGCAGAGCCAGGGCCCGGGTGCCGCGCTTGATCAGCTCGCGTGCGATGATCAGCCGCTGGATCTCGGAGGTGCCCTCCCAGATCCGGTCGACGCGCAGCTCCCGGTACATGCGCTCGACGGGGTAGGTGCGGTCGTAGCCCCGGCCGCCGAAGATCTGCAGGCAGCGGTCGGCGACCCGGCCGGCGGCCTCGCTGGCCGCGAGCTTGGCGGTGGCGGCCTTGGCGTGCAGCGTCTTGCGGTCGGTGTCGGGCTGGTCGGCCTCCCAGGCCACCTGGTGGGTGTAGGCACGGTTGACCGCGATGTCCACCGCGCAGTCCGCGAGCATGCCCTGGATCAGCTGGTACGAGGCGATCGGCGCCCCGAACTGCTCGCGCTCCACCGCCCAGTCACGGCCCAGTTCCAGGGCACGCTCGGCCGCGCCGACGGTACGGGCGGCGATCATCAGGCGTTCGTCGGTGAACCACTCCTTGGTCAGCTCATAGCCCTTGCCGACGCCGCCGAGCACGTCCTCGTCGGCCACGAAGACGTCGGTGAAGGTGAACTCGGGATGCCCGTTGACCGCGGAGTGCATGAAGCGCGGGACCCGCGTGATCTCGACGCCGGGCGCGGCCTTGTCGACGAAGAAGAGGGTGGGCAGCCGGTCCGGGCCGGCGTCCGCCTGCACCAGCAGGAAGTCGGCGATGTCGCCGCAGGTGACGAACCACTTCTCCCCGTTGAGCAGCCAGCCGCCGTCGGTGCGGGTCGCCGTGGAGGTGCCGGAGGACGGATCCGATCCGGCGCCCGGCTCGGTGACCGCGAACGCGTCGAACCTCTCGCCCCGGATGACGGGCAGCAGGTACTTCTCGCGCTGTCGCTCGTCGCCGTACGCGAGCACGTTGGCCGGGCGCCAGGGGATGTCCCACAGGCAGTTGGTGACCTTGCCGAACTCCTCCTCGACGATGACCTGGTCGAGGAGGGAGAGGCCGGCTCCGCCCCATTCGGCGGGCATGTTGATGGCGTAGACGCGGGCGTCCATGGCGGCCCGGGTCAGCTCGGTGACGAGCTGCTGCGGCAGCGGGCCGCCGGCCTGCTCGGACTGCTCCTCGTGGCGCATCAGCAGGCGTGCGTAGTCGGCGGCGCGGCGCTTCAGATCGGCCTGCTCGGGGGTGTAGCGCATGTCCATGGGTGCCTCTTCGGTCGAGTCGCAACGGGGTCGGGTCGAACGGGGCTGGGTCAGGCGAGTACGGCGCGGGAGTCGAGGGCGAGGACTCCGTGGGGGCTCACGAGCAGGGGGTTGACCTCGAGCTCGGCGATCTCCGGGTGGGCGGCGGCGAAGGAGGTGATCGTCTCCACGGCAGCGGCGGCCGCGGTGATGTCGACGGCGGGTCTGCCGCGCACCCCGTCGAGGAGGGCGGCGGTGCGCAGTCCGCGCAGCAGCTGCAGGGCGCGGTCGGCGGATACCGGGGCCAGGGCGAAGGCGATGTCGCGCAGGGCCTCGGCCAGCACTCCGCCCAGCCCCACCATGGCGACGGGACCGAAGCGGGGGTCCCGGTTGACGCCGACGATCAGCTCGACTCCGCCCGTCGTGTCCGCCATGGCCTCGACGGAGTAGGTGGGGGCGCCGAGCCGGGCGTGCATCTCGCGGAAGGCGGCGAGCAGTTCGTCGCGCCCGGCCAGGCCCAGCGCCACACCGCCCGCGTCGGTCTTGTGCAGCAGGTGCAGGGCCTTGAGGACATAGGGGCCGCCGAACTCCCCGGTCACCGCGAGCAGTTCCGCCTCGTCATGGATCTCCCGGGCGGCGGGGAAGGCGACTCCGGCCGCTTCGAGGGCGCTGCGGGTCTGCAGATAGCCGCACTCGTGCAGGGGGGCGGCGGGTCGGGGCAGGGGCGCGACGCCGGTGCGCGGTGCGCCGGGTGCGGTGGCGGCGAGGGCGCGAGCGGCGTCCTCGGTGGCGGCGAAGACCGGGATGCCGGCGGCGACGAGGGTGCGGCAGCTGGGCGACTCGGGATACATCGACTGCACCACGAGGGGCTTGGCGGTGGCCCGGTGCCGGGCCGCGATGAGGCGTGCGGCCTGCTGTTCCCCGGCCGCGAGCGCCGTACCCCCTCCCCCGAGCCCGCCCCCGGCGGCCGCGTAGCCGCCGAAGTAGCCGGTCATCAGGACGGCGTCGACCTCCTCGGCCGCCAGCAGCGCGGCGACGGTCTCCGCGTACGAGCCCGGGTCCTGCTCGCCCATCCCCGCGAGGTCCACCGGGTTGCTGACGGCCGACTGTTCCCACAGGGCCGTGCGCAGGCGTGCGCGGGTCGGCTCGTGGAGTTCGGGCACGGTCAGCCCGGCCGTCTCGGCGGCGTCGGCGGCGACGACGCCGTGGCCGCCGCCGTCCGTGAGCACGGCGACCCGGTGGCCGGCCGCCCTGCGCCCGCCGGTCAACGCGGCCAGGGCGACGGTGAGTTCGCGCGGGGTGGCGACCAGTTCCACACCGGCGTCCCGGCAGGCGGCGGCCACCACGTCGGCCGAGGTGGTCAGGGCCCCGGTGTGCGACTGGGCGCTGCGCGCGGAGGCGTCGCCGCGTCCGCCGGTGAGGAGCACCACGGGTTTCCCGGCCGCTGCGGCCGCCTCGGCGAAGGCACGTCCGTCGGCGAAGTCCTCCGCGTAGACCGCGACGGCCCGGGTGCCCTCGTGCCGGGCGCAGTCGGCGAGCAGGTCGACGAGCGTCACGTCGGCCTGGTTCCCCAGGGAGACGAAGCGGGAGAAGCCGAGGGCGTGCGGCCGGAAGCGGAGCTGGAGCTCCAGGGCCAGGTTGCCGCTCTGGCTGAGGAGGGCGACCCCGCCCGGGGTGAAGGTGTCGGAGGTCAGGAAGAGGTCCGTGGTGTTGTCCGCCAGGCCGAGGCAGTTGGGCCCGACCAGTACGGCACCGGCGGCGCGTACGCGTTCGGCGACGGCATGCTGGCGGGCGCGGCCCGCCTCGCCGGTCTCCGCGAAGCCCGCGGTGATCGCGACGATCGCACGAGCCCCGCACCGCAGGGCCTCGTCGACGGCGTCCTCGAATGCGGCTGCGGGCACGGAGACCACCGCCAGGTCGACCACGTCGCCGATCGCGCTCAGGGTGGGGGCCGCGGTCCTTCCGAGCACGGTGCCACCGCGGCGGTTGACCAGGTGGACGGGGCGGTGGCCGTTGGCCCGGAGGGCCTGGGCGGCGATGGCGTGGCCGTACTTGGCCGGGTCGTCGCTGGCTCCCACGACGGCGACGGAGACGGGGTCGAAGAGTGCGGACAGGTCGCGTCCCATCTCACTTCACCAGCTTCAGGGCGGAGTTGGGGCAGGCGGCGACGGCGGCCTCGGCGGCGTCCTCACTGCCGGGCGGCACGTCGTGGACCCGCACCTGCGCGTAACCCCACTCATCGATGTCGATCAGTTCCGGGGCGGGTTCCTGGCACAGGCCGTAGCCCTGGCAGCGGGTGGAGTCCAGCAGGAGTTTCATCGTGCGGTCCTTTCGGTGCGCCGGGTTCCGGCGGTTCGACGGGGGTGGGGCGGGGGGTACGGGTCAGGGCACCGGCACCGTGAACCGGCGGCCGTCCTCCGGCCGCTCGCCGTGGCACGCGCGGCAGCCGGCATCGCGGTGGGTGTCGATCCGGTCGGGGAAGTGGGCGAGGAGGGTGGCGACGACGCGGGCGGCGGCATCGAGCAGCCCGCAGGCCCCTCGGCCGGGCAGTTGCGCCGACCAGCGGCGAAGCCGGCCGGTCGGGTCGTGGTCCGCACCACCGCGTGCGGCGGCGGCGAGGGTCCGGGCCAGCGCGCCGGTGCCGGAGACGCACACCCCGCACTGGCGGGCGCTCTGGGCGGCGAGGTAGGCGGCGGCCTCGACGGCCACGGCGACCGGGCAGTCCTCGGGGTGCGGAAAGTGCAGCGCCGCGCAGCCGAGCGCGGCGCCGGCCTCCTGCAGCCGGTCGTGGTCGAGCCGGAGGTCCGTCCAGCCCGTGCCGTACAGCCCGCCGAACAGGCCGCCGAGGAGGACCGCCGGGGCCCTGCCGTGTCCGGTCAGGTCGGCGAGGACCTTCAGATGTGTGCCGGCGGGCACCTCGACCAGCGCCGCCGCGGAACCGGCCGGTCCCGAGAGGGTCACCAGGTGGGCACCGGCGACGGCGGCCGCTGCGTCGGGGCACGCGTGGATGAGCGCGATCCGTGCCAGTGTCTCCACGTTGG is a window from the Streptomyces puniciscabiei genome containing:
- a CDS encoding acyl-CoA dehydrogenase family protein, which produces MDFRLTPRQTQLKAAARALTDVIAAYEIQCEENNGLPADVHAKIRDAVLDAGLQAVNMPAEWGGAGLTIAEQATVQEELGRLTGALWDMVWRPANALRHCTPEQRERFLVPVIRGERRDCYAVTEPGAGSDPQNLATTATRNDQGWVLNGEKWFVTVGDHADFMIVLAAAGPERAPTLFLVDKDTPGIEMTRVPRFMHTFVYEHPEFTFTDVQVGEDAVLGGVGEGYDITRSWFTEERLMIAARTTGAAERALELARDWAVEREQFGAPIASYQLIQGMLADCAVDIAVNRAYTHQVAWEADQPDTDRKTLHAKAAIAKLAASEASGRVIDRCLQIHGGRGYDRTYAVERLYRELRVDRIWEGTSEIQRLIIAGELIKRGSGVLDLPTA
- a CDS encoding acyl-CoA dehydrogenase family protein; this encodes MDMRYTPEQADLKRRAADYARLLMRHEEQSEQAGGPLPQQLVTELTRAAMDARVYAINMPAEWGGAGLSLLDQVIVEEEFGKVTNCLWDIPWRPANVLAYGDERQREKYLLPVIRGERFDAFAVTEPGAGSDPSSGTSTATRTDGGWLLNGEKWFVTCGDIADFLLVQADAGPDRLPTLFFVDKAAPGVEITRVPRFMHSAVNGHPEFTFTDVFVADEDVLGGVGKGYELTKEWFTDERLMIAARTVGAAERALELGRDWAVEREQFGAPIASYQLIQGMLADCAVDIAVNRAYTHQVAWEADQPDTDRKTLHAKAATAKLAASEAAGRVADRCLQIFGGRGYDRTYPVERMYRELRVDRIWEGTSEIQRLIIARELIKRGTRALALPTH
- a CDS encoding acetate--CoA ligase family protein, which gives rise to MGRDLSALFDPVSVAVVGASDDPAKYGHAIAAQALRANGHRPVHLVNRRGGTVLGRTAAPTLSAIGDVVDLAVVSVPAAAFEDAVDEALRCGARAIVAITAGFAETGEAGRARQHAVAERVRAAGAVLVGPNCLGLADNTTDLFLTSDTFTPGGVALLSQSGNLALELQLRFRPHALGFSRFVSLGNQADVTLVDLLADCARHEGTRAVAVYAEDFADGRAFAEAAAAAGKPVVLLTGGRGDASARSAQSHTGALTTSADVVAAACRDAGVELVATPRELTVALAALTGGRRAAGHRVAVLTDGGGHGVVAADAAETAGLTVPELHEPTRARLRTALWEQSAVSNPVDLAGMGEQDPGSYAETVAALLAAEEVDAVLMTGYFGGYAAAGGGLGGGGTALAAGEQQAARLIAARHRATAKPLVVQSMYPESPSCRTLVAAGIPVFAATEDAARALAATAPGAPRTGVAPLPRPAAPLHECGYLQTRSALEAAGVAFPAAREIHDEAELLAVTGEFGGPYVLKALHLLHKTDAGGVALGLAGRDELLAAFREMHARLGAPTYSVEAMADTTGGVELIVGVNRDPRFGPVAMVGLGGVLAEALRDIAFALAPVSADRALQLLRGLRTAALLDGVRGRPAVDITAAAAAVETITSFAAAHPEIAELEVNPLLVSPHGVLALDSRAVLA
- a CDS encoding ferredoxin: MKLLLDSTRCQGYGLCQEPAPELIDIDEWGYAQVRVHDVPPGSEDAAEAAVAACPNSALKLVK
- a CDS encoding NADH-ubiquinone oxidoreductase-F iron-sulfur binding region domain-containing protein, giving the protein MTGVFSLLPGGQPGLLVSPVFGAEPCRGVEDHARYLAAGGYTPLAPRDRLPERIAAVGLRGRGGAGFPTAVKLQAVRDAPGRPVVVANGEEGEPGSVKDRWLLRHRPHLILDGLRLTAAMTGAARGVVYLADPLAEQAVLRALAERPTDPPVDVVRTEHTYVAGEETAVVRRIDGGPALPTAKPPRPFEAGVGGAPTLVANVETLARIALIHACPDAAAAVAGAHLVTLSGPAGSAAALVEVPAGTHLKVLADLTGHGRAPAVLLGGLFGGLYGTGWTDLRLDHDRLQEAGAALGCAALHFPHPEDCPVAVAVEAAAYLAAQSARQCGVCVSGTGALARTLAAAARGGADHDPTGRLRRWSAQLPGRGACGLLDAAARVVATLLAHFPDRIDTHRDAGCRACHGERPEDGRRFTVPVP